A genome region from Panthera leo isolate Ple1 chromosome A2, P.leo_Ple1_pat1.1, whole genome shotgun sequence includes the following:
- the CHRM2 gene encoding muscarinic acetylcholine receptor M2: MNNSTNSSNNGLALTSPYKTFEVVFIVLVAGSLSLVTIIGNILVMVSIKVNRHLQTVNNYFLFSLACADLIIGVFSMNLYTLYTVIGYWPLGPVVCDLWLALDYVVSNASVMNLLIISFDRYFCVTKPLTYPVKRTTKMAGMMIAAAWVLSFILWAPAILFWQFIVGVRTVEDGECYIQFFSNAAVTFGTAIAAFYLPVIIMTVLYWHISRASKSRIKKDKKEPVANQDPVSPSLVQGRIVRPNNNTTPGSDGSLEHNKIQNGKAPRDAVTENCVQGEEKESSNDSTSVSAVASNMRDDEITQDENTVSTSLGHSKDENSKQTCIKIVTKTPKGDSCTPANTTVELVGSAGQNGDEKQNIVARKIVKMTKQPAKKKPPPSREKKVTRTILAILLAFIITWAPYNVMVLINTFCAPCIPNTVWTIGYWLCYINSTINPACYALCNATFKKTFKHLLMCHYKNIGATR; the protein is encoded by the coding sequence ATGAATAACTCAACAAACTCCTCTAACAATGGCCTGGCTCTGACCAGTCCTTATAAGACATTTGAAGTGGTGTTTATTGTCCTTGTGGCTGGATCCCTCAGTTTGGTGACTATCATTGGGAATATTCTGGTCATGGTCTCCATTAAAGTCAACCGCCACCTCCAGACCGTCAACAATTACTTTTTGTTCAGCTTGGCCTGTGCTGACCTCATCATTGGTGTTTTCTCCATGAACTTGTACACCCTCTACACCGTGATTGGCTACTGGCCTTTGGGACCTGTGGTATGTGACCTTTGGCTAGCCCTGGACTACGTGGTCAGCAACGCCTCGGTGATGAATCTGCTCATTATCAGCTTTGACAGGTACTTCTGTGTCACCAAACCGCTCACCTACCCAGTCAAGCGGACCACGAAAATGGCAGGTATGATGATTGCAGCTGCCTGGGTCCTCTCCTTTATCCTGTGGGCCCCGGCCATTCTCTTCTGGCAGTTCATCGTAGGGGTGAGGACTGTAGAGGATGGGGAATGCTACATTCAGTTTTTCTCCAACGCCGCTGTCACCTTTGGTACCGCCATTGCAGCCTTCTATTTGCCTGTGATCATCATGACTGTGCTATACTGGCACATATCCCGAGCCAGCAAGAGCAGGATAAAGAAGGACAAGAAGGAGCCTGTGGCCAACCAAGACCCAGTTTCTCCAAGTCTGGTACAAGGAAGGATAGTGAGGCCAAACAACAACACCACACCTGGCAGTGACGGTAGCCTGGAGCACAACAAAATCCAGAATGGCAAAGCCCCCAGAGATGCTGTGACTGAAAACTGTgtccagggagaggagaaggagagctCCAATGATTCCACCTCAGTCAGTGCGGTAGCCTCTAATATGAGAGATGATGAAATAACCCAGGATGAGAACACAGTCTCCACTTCCCTGGGCCACTCCAAAGATGAGAACTCGAAGCAGACGTGCATCAAAATTGTCACCAAGACCCCAAAAGGTGACTCATGTACCCCAGCTAATACCACTGTGGAGCTAGTTGGTTCTGCAGGTCAGAACGGAGACGAAAAACAGAACATCGTCGCTCGTAAGATTGTGAAGATGACGAAGCAGCCTGCCAAAAAGAAGCCTCCTCCTTCTCGGGAAAAGAAAGTGACCAGGACGATCTTGGCTATCCTGTTGGCTTTCATCATCACTTGGGCCCCATACAATGTCATGGTGCTCATCAACACCTTCTGTGCACCCTGCATCCCCAACACAGTGTGGACAATTGGTTATTGGCTCTGTTACATCAACAGCACTATCAACCCTGCCTGCTATGCACTTTGTAATGCCACCTTCAAGAAGACCTTtaaacatcttctcatgtgtcacTATAAGAACATCGGCGCTACGAGGTAA